A section of the Rossellomorea marisflavi genome encodes:
- a CDS encoding cell wall-binding repeat-containing protein, protein MYKLSLSSLLAVIILMLVGGQTASAYSLDRVSGNDRYQTSVAVSKKGWKSGAKTVILVNGKDLSEAAVAAPLAKHLDAPVLLTNPNALSSATRKEIQRLNPNTIILLGGKKNLSDKVIDKTIKAKVKRIGGKDSYETAALVAKELPASSKAVVASSGYLHDVLAAAPYAAKNNMPILLTKSDSLPAATKKALKGKKSTIVIGRTKAVSEKVKKQLPKPTRISGSDRYDTSAKIAKLMGTKKKSYVVTGKNMTDAVSASALAAKNGGVLLFVEKTYVSTPVKVVIDQNQLTQFTVIGGTNIIDNKVGSELKQPIEHLLVNKKVAVGKDYKAAKLVEPKVKFAFSYNDPKRLMDSRAVPNFEALMKAAWKDNVKLYAQSGYRSYDRQAELYNYYKRTYGEKYASRISAKPGTSEHQTGLAMDVTSPSVGYDLVEKFANTKEGKWVAKNAHKYGFIIRYPKGKENETGYAYEPWHLRYVGKDAAKEIYSKNITFEKYVK, encoded by the coding sequence ATGTACAAACTATCATTATCAAGCCTGCTCGCCGTGATTATCTTGATGCTCGTCGGTGGCCAGACTGCATCTGCATATTCCCTTGACCGGGTCAGTGGTAATGACCGGTATCAGACGTCGGTCGCTGTATCCAAAAAAGGATGGAAGAGCGGGGCGAAGACCGTCATCCTCGTGAATGGGAAGGATCTTTCAGAAGCTGCTGTTGCTGCACCGCTCGCCAAGCATCTGGATGCCCCGGTGCTTCTGACAAATCCAAACGCACTGTCTTCAGCCACACGCAAGGAAATCCAACGGCTGAACCCAAATACCATCATTCTCCTTGGAGGAAAAAAGAACCTGTCTGACAAGGTGATTGATAAAACGATCAAGGCAAAAGTAAAGCGGATCGGCGGAAAAGACAGCTATGAGACGGCTGCTTTGGTGGCAAAGGAGCTTCCGGCTTCATCTAAGGCCGTGGTCGCTTCCAGCGGTTACCTGCACGATGTATTGGCTGCTGCCCCGTATGCAGCTAAGAATAATATGCCGATTCTACTAACCAAGTCCGATAGTCTTCCGGCGGCTACGAAAAAAGCGCTGAAAGGAAAGAAAAGCACCATCGTGATTGGTCGTACGAAAGCCGTTTCTGAAAAAGTGAAGAAACAGCTTCCTAAACCAACCAGGATCAGCGGCAGTGATCGCTACGACACATCTGCAAAGATTGCCAAGCTCATGGGCACGAAAAAGAAATCGTATGTGGTCACTGGAAAGAATATGACCGATGCCGTATCGGCATCAGCCCTGGCAGCGAAAAACGGAGGGGTGCTCCTATTCGTGGAGAAAACCTACGTATCAACCCCTGTTAAAGTCGTCATCGATCAAAACCAGTTAACCCAGTTCACCGTCATCGGCGGCACTAACATTATTGACAACAAAGTCGGATCCGAGCTCAAACAGCCGATCGAGCATCTCCTCGTGAACAAAAAAGTCGCTGTAGGCAAAGATTATAAAGCTGCGAAACTAGTAGAACCGAAGGTCAAATTCGCCTTCAGCTACAACGATCCAAAGCGCCTCATGGACAGCCGCGCCGTCCCGAACTTCGAGGCCCTCATGAAGGCGGCCTGGAAAGACAACGTGAAGCTTTACGCACAGTCCGGCTACCGCTCCTACGACAGACAGGCGGAACTGTATAACTACTACAAACGCACCTACGGCGAAAAATACGCAAGCCGCATCAGTGCCAAACCGGGTACAAGCGAGCACCAGACCGGTCTTGCCATGGATGTGACGAGTCCTTCCGTCGGCTATGACCTCGTAGAAAAATTCGCCAACACGAAAGAAGGGAAATGGGTCGCGAAAAACGCCCACAAATACGGCTTCATCATCCGTTACCCTAAAGGGAAAGAGAATGAAACCGGCTATGCCTATGAGCCTTGGCATCTCCGCTATGTTGGGAAAGATGCGGCTAAAGAGATTTACTCCAAGAACATTACGTTCGAGAAATATGTGAAGTAA
- a CDS encoding fructose-specific PTS transporter subunit EIIC yields MKILAITSCPNGIAHTYMAAENLEKAAIEMGVEIKVETQGSIGVENELTEKDIQEAAGIIIAADKTVNKDRFNGKQLLVTGVQDGIRKPKELIQKVIDGNAPIHQSSGQTEKKSDKKENPIYRHLMNGVSYMVPFIVIGGLLIAVALTLGGQKTPGGLVIPDDSFWKHIEAIGSASFTFMVPILAGFIAYSIADRPGLAPGVVGGFIAANGSFYGSEAGAGFIGGIIAGFLAGYAALLIKKIKVPKAIMPIMPIIIIPVLASLIVGLAFVYLIGAPVANIFEVLTDWLAGMQGTSSILLALILGAMVSFDMGGPVNKVAFLFGSAMIGEGNYEIMGPIAAAICIPPISMGLATFIGRKKFHAAEKETGKASFTMGLFGITEGAIPFAAQDPLRVIPSIMIGSMTGSVIAMLGHVGDRVAHGGPIVAVLGAVDNVFMFFVAVIVGSFVAAIVVNLLKKDIVEEALTPEGVSVSVPVEEKGEEPAVHKTAPEATQAAAPVEINRLTDITNLDLIEIDLAGETRDDVIDEMITKLHANGSIASNADFKEAIIAREEESSTGIGMNIAIPHGKSDSVQKPSVVFGIKRDGVDWKSLDGSDAKLIFMIAVPKQSAGNEHLKILQLLSRQLMDDDFRNQLLAVQTKEQAYTLLGKIE; encoded by the coding sequence TCGAAATAAAAGTAGAGACACAGGGCTCCATCGGTGTCGAGAACGAACTGACCGAGAAAGACATCCAAGAAGCAGCCGGCATCATCATCGCCGCTGATAAAACCGTCAACAAAGACCGCTTCAACGGCAAGCAGCTCCTTGTCACAGGCGTACAGGACGGGATCCGCAAGCCGAAGGAACTCATCCAAAAGGTGATCGACGGAAATGCTCCGATCCATCAATCAAGCGGACAGACCGAGAAGAAGTCCGATAAGAAAGAAAACCCGATCTACCGCCATCTCATGAACGGTGTGTCGTATATGGTTCCGTTCATCGTCATCGGCGGTCTGCTCATCGCCGTGGCCCTGACACTCGGAGGCCAGAAAACGCCGGGCGGACTGGTCATTCCGGACGATTCATTCTGGAAGCATATTGAAGCCATTGGTTCTGCGTCCTTCACGTTCATGGTACCGATCCTCGCCGGGTTCATCGCCTATAGCATCGCCGACAGGCCGGGTCTTGCACCAGGTGTCGTCGGAGGATTCATCGCCGCCAACGGAAGTTTTTATGGAAGTGAAGCAGGAGCTGGATTCATCGGTGGGATCATCGCCGGTTTCCTTGCGGGGTATGCCGCTCTCTTGATCAAGAAAATCAAAGTGCCAAAAGCCATCATGCCGATCATGCCGATCATCATCATCCCGGTACTCGCCTCCCTCATTGTCGGCCTTGCCTTCGTTTACCTGATTGGGGCGCCGGTTGCGAATATCTTTGAAGTCCTGACAGACTGGCTCGCCGGTATGCAGGGAACAAGCTCCATCCTTCTTGCGTTGATCCTTGGGGCCATGGTGTCATTCGATATGGGTGGTCCGGTCAATAAGGTCGCCTTCCTCTTCGGATCTGCCATGATCGGAGAAGGAAACTATGAGATCATGGGCCCGATTGCCGCGGCCATCTGTATCCCGCCGATCTCCATGGGACTCGCAACATTCATCGGCCGCAAGAAATTCCATGCCGCTGAGAAAGAAACAGGAAAAGCATCGTTTACGATGGGGCTCTTCGGAATCACCGAAGGAGCAATCCCATTCGCTGCACAGGATCCACTCCGCGTCATTCCGAGCATCATGATCGGATCCATGACCGGTTCCGTCATCGCCATGCTCGGTCACGTAGGAGACCGCGTTGCCCACGGTGGTCCGATCGTCGCCGTGCTTGGTGCCGTGGATAATGTATTCATGTTCTTCGTCGCCGTCATCGTCGGCTCGTTCGTCGCAGCCATCGTCGTGAATCTATTGAAAAAAGACATTGTGGAAGAAGCCCTTACTCCTGAAGGTGTCTCAGTAAGCGTACCTGTAGAGGAGAAAGGTGAAGAACCTGCCGTACACAAAACTGCGCCTGAGGCAACACAGGCTGCAGCACCGGTTGAAATCAACCGCCTGACCGATATCACGAACCTCGACCTGATCGAGATCGACCTCGCCGGGGAGACCCGTGATGACGTCATCGACGAAATGATCACCAAGCTTCATGCCAATGGAAGCATCGCTTCTAACGCAGACTTCAAGGAAGCCATCATTGCCCGTGAAGAAGAAAGCTCCACCGGGATCGGCATGAACATCGCCATCCCACACGGAAAGTCTGACTCTGTCCAGAAGCCAAGCGTCGTCTTCGGCATCAAACGGGACGGAGTCGATTGGAAGAGCCTTGACGGGTCCGATGCCAAGCTTATCTTTATGATCGCCGTACCTAAGCAAAGCGCCGGCAACGAACATTTAAAGATCCTTCAGCTCCTATCACGCCAGCTCATGGACGACGACTTCCGCAACCAGCTCCTCGCCGTCCAAACAAAAGAACAAGCCTACACACTACTGGGAAAAATAGAATAG